Proteins encoded within one genomic window of Amorphoplanes friuliensis DSM 7358:
- the lon gene encoding endopeptidase La, translating into MVVPIELDEAAQAAVDAARTSAGSELLLAPRLEDRYATHGVIATVQRVGKSRDGSPAAVLRTGERASIGGGVTGPGAALWVEVEPVTAGAATEHARELAAEYKQLVVSVLQRREAWQVIESVSAIDDPGSLADTAGWAPYLSNDRKRELLETSDVEARLRLLIEWTRDFLAESEVSDKIDSDVRESVEKRNREYLLREQLKAIRKELGEGEADGNDDYRARVESADLPDNVREAALREVGKLERGGEQNPEAGWIRTWLDTVLELPWTVRTEDTVDLEAARAVLDADHHGLDEVKERIVEYLGVRARRESRGLSVVGGRGSGAVILLAGPPGVGKTSLGESVARTLGRKFVRVALGGVRDEAEIRGHRRTYVGALPGRIVRAIRESGSMNPVVLLDEVDKVGSDYRGDPAAALLEVLDPAQNHTFRDHYLDLDLDLSDVLFIATANVLETIPQALFDRMELISIDGYTESDKVAIARDFLVPRQLERAALSDGEVTVTEDALREIAANYTREAGVRSFERLLAKTFRKAALKELPVTIGPADLKDLIGRPRFMPESSERTAVPGVATGLAVTGMGGDVLYIEASLLPGDKGGLSVTGQLGDVMKESAQIALSYVRAHAEEFGISPEQLDHPIHLHVPAGAVPKDGPSAGVTMTTALISLLLGRNVRAEVGMTGEVSLTGRVLPIGGVKQKLLAAQRAGLTEVYLPQRNEPDLDEVPADVLKALTVHIVSDVREILASALEPVSTGLVAAA; encoded by the coding sequence ATGGTCGTTCCGATCGAGCTGGACGAAGCAGCACAGGCCGCCGTCGACGCAGCGCGCACCTCGGCCGGCTCCGAACTTCTCCTCGCCCCGCGGCTCGAGGACCGCTACGCGACCCACGGCGTCATCGCGACCGTCCAGCGGGTCGGCAAGTCACGCGACGGGTCGCCCGCGGCCGTTCTGCGTACGGGTGAGCGCGCCAGCATCGGCGGCGGTGTGACCGGCCCCGGCGCGGCCCTGTGGGTCGAGGTCGAACCGGTCACGGCCGGCGCGGCGACCGAGCACGCCCGCGAACTCGCCGCCGAGTACAAGCAACTGGTCGTCTCGGTGCTGCAACGCCGTGAGGCCTGGCAGGTCATCGAGTCGGTGAGCGCCATCGACGACCCCGGCAGCCTGGCCGACACCGCGGGCTGGGCGCCGTACCTGTCCAACGACCGCAAGCGCGAGCTGCTGGAGACCTCCGACGTGGAGGCCCGGCTGCGTCTGCTGATCGAGTGGACCCGCGACTTCCTGGCCGAGTCCGAGGTCAGCGACAAGATCGACAGCGACGTCCGCGAGTCGGTCGAGAAGCGCAACCGTGAATACCTGCTACGCGAGCAGCTCAAGGCCATCCGCAAGGAGCTCGGCGAGGGCGAGGCCGACGGCAACGACGACTACCGCGCCCGCGTCGAGTCGGCCGACCTGCCCGACAACGTCCGCGAGGCAGCCCTGCGCGAGGTCGGCAAGCTCGAGCGCGGCGGCGAGCAGAACCCCGAGGCCGGGTGGATCCGGACCTGGCTCGACACGGTCCTGGAACTGCCCTGGACCGTCCGTACCGAGGACACCGTCGACCTCGAAGCGGCCCGGGCCGTCCTCGACGCCGATCACCACGGGCTGGACGAGGTCAAGGAACGCATCGTCGAGTACCTCGGCGTCCGCGCCCGCCGCGAGTCCCGTGGCCTGTCGGTCGTCGGCGGCCGCGGGTCCGGCGCGGTGATCCTGCTGGCCGGCCCGCCCGGAGTCGGCAAGACCTCGCTGGGGGAGTCCGTCGCCCGTACGCTCGGCCGCAAGTTCGTCCGTGTCGCCCTCGGCGGCGTACGCGACGAGGCCGAGATCCGTGGCCACCGCCGCACCTACGTCGGGGCACTGCCCGGGCGCATCGTGCGGGCCATCCGCGAATCCGGCTCGATGAACCCCGTCGTGCTGCTCGACGAGGTCGACAAGGTCGGCAGCGACTACCGCGGCGACCCCGCGGCGGCGCTGCTGGAGGTGCTGGACCCCGCGCAGAACCACACGTTCCGCGACCACTACCTCGACCTGGACCTCGACCTGTCCGACGTGCTGTTCATCGCGACCGCGAACGTGCTCGAGACGATCCCCCAGGCGCTGTTCGACCGGATGGAGCTCATCTCGATCGACGGCTACACCGAGAGCGACAAGGTGGCCATCGCCCGCGACTTCCTGGTGCCCCGGCAGCTGGAGCGTGCCGCCCTCTCGGACGGCGAGGTGACGGTCACCGAGGACGCCCTGCGCGAGATCGCGGCCAACTACACCCGGGAGGCCGGCGTACGGTCCTTCGAGCGTCTGCTGGCCAAGACCTTCCGCAAGGCTGCCCTCAAGGAACTGCCTGTCACCATCGGCCCCGCCGACCTCAAGGACCTGATCGGCCGGCCACGGTTCATGCCGGAGTCGTCCGAGCGGACCGCGGTCCCCGGTGTGGCCACCGGCCTGGCCGTGACCGGAATGGGCGGCGACGTGCTCTACATCGAAGCCTCGCTGCTGCCCGGCGACAAGGGCGGACTGTCGGTCACCGGCCAGCTCGGCGACGTGATGAAGGAGTCGGCGCAGATCGCCCTCTCCTACGTGCGGGCGCACGCCGAGGAGTTCGGCATCTCCCCGGAGCAGCTCGACCACCCGATCCACCTGCACGTCCCCGCGGGCGCCGTGCCCAAGGACGGGCCGTCGGCCGGTGTCACGATGACCACCGCGCTGATCTCGCTGCTGCTCGGCCGCAACGTGCGCGCCGAGGTCGGCATGACCGGCGAGGTCTCCCTGACCGGCCGTGTCCTGCCCATCGGCGGGGTCAAGCAGAAGCTGCTCGCCGCCCAGCGGGCCGGCCTCACCGAGGTCTACCTGCCGCAGCGCAACGAACCCGACCTCGACGAGGTGCCGGCCGACGTGCTCAAGGCGCTGACCGTGCACATCGTGTCCGACGTCCGGGAGATCCTCGCTTCGGCGCTGGAGCCGGTGTCCACCGGCCTGGTCGCGGCAGCCTGA
- a CDS encoding DUF6624 domain-containing protein, with the protein MVNDALAQELIDMTNEDRRLQPGALSDDFTAQLAHRRVTVRNGDRLAEIIDDHGWPTAELVGREAARRAWLVAQHADRQLHLQRRALALMTETVHAGKGDNTQLAMLHDRILVNEGRPQIYGTQIAGIVDGVPVPWPCENPEQMDQRRAEVGLEPFAAHVAKHAPA; encoded by the coding sequence ATGGTCAACGACGCGCTCGCCCAAGAACTGATCGACATGACCAACGAGGACCGGCGGCTGCAGCCCGGCGCACTCAGCGACGACTTCACCGCCCAACTGGCCCATCGAAGAGTCACCGTCCGCAACGGCGATCGCCTTGCTGAAATCATCGACGATCACGGTTGGCCCACCGCAGAACTTGTCGGCCGGGAAGCAGCCCGCAGAGCGTGGCTGGTGGCACAGCACGCCGACCGGCAACTACACCTGCAACGGCGAGCGCTGGCCTTGATGACCGAGACGGTGCACGCGGGCAAAGGCGACAACACCCAGCTGGCCATGCTGCACGACCGCATCCTGGTCAACGAGGGCCGCCCACAGATCTACGGCACGCAGATCGCCGGCATCGTCGACGGCGTCCCCGTCCCGTGGCCGTGCGAAAACCCGGAACAGATGGATCAGCGGCGTGCGGAAGTCGGCTTGGAGCCGTTCGCGGCCCACGTCGCCAAACACGCGCCGGCCTGA
- a CDS encoding SDR family NAD(P)-dependent oxidoreductase, which yields MRYAQTTALITGASSGIGQEFARRLAERGADLVLVARRGTKLEALAQELRRRHAITVTVVPADLSQPGAATTVRAALDAAGITLSTLINSAGLGATGPFATSDVDTVHDQLAVNVAALTELTRELLPDLLSRGDGALINLASFVGYQPGPGQTVYAASKAYVLSFTEALAHEHRDSAVRIMALSPGSTRTEFYASSGTSEKGARFETPDQVVATALRALDAGRTPARVVSGGANRLILRVFRWLPRRVVLNVLANSVHPA from the coding sequence ATGCGTTACGCACAGACAACCGCCCTGATCACCGGGGCCAGTTCGGGCATCGGGCAAGAGTTCGCCCGCCGGTTGGCCGAGCGCGGGGCCGACCTCGTGCTGGTCGCCCGGCGCGGCACCAAACTGGAGGCCCTGGCCCAGGAGTTGCGCCGCCGGCATGCGATCACCGTCACCGTGGTGCCGGCGGACCTGTCGCAACCGGGGGCGGCGACGACCGTTCGTGCGGCCCTGGACGCTGCGGGCATCACGCTGTCGACGCTGATCAACAGTGCCGGCCTCGGCGCAACGGGCCCGTTCGCGACGAGCGACGTGGACACGGTGCACGATCAGCTCGCCGTGAACGTCGCCGCCTTGACCGAGCTCACCCGCGAACTGCTGCCGGATCTGCTGAGCCGTGGCGACGGCGCCCTGATCAACCTGGCCAGCTTCGTCGGTTACCAGCCCGGACCGGGCCAGACCGTGTACGCCGCCAGCAAGGCCTACGTCCTGAGCTTCACCGAGGCCCTGGCGCACGAACACCGCGACAGCGCGGTACGCATCATGGCGCTCTCCCCCGGCTCGACCCGCACCGAGTTCTATGCGAGTTCCGGAACGAGCGAAAAAGGCGCCCGGTTCGAGACGCCGGACCAGGTCGTCGCCACGGCACTGCGCGCCCTCGACGCCGGGCGGACGCCGGCCCGCGTGGTATCCGGTGGCGCGAACCGCCTGATTCTGCGGGTCTTCCGGTGGCTTCCCCGGCGGGTCGTCCTCAACGTTCTCGCCAATTCCGTCCACCCCGCCTGA
- a CDS encoding TetR/AcrR family transcriptional regulator: MTTRPALDVTARQRREGDQLRGELLEAAAVLAATPRPVAVPSLRAVARACGVSATAVYRHFPSQAALTHAVITVHHQAFVAAVLRADDPAGDPEVRLHRLAVGYVRWGLANPGMYQLLFESADQLDAESGLGDITDEVMKLASTLLAELTGTAPAEVAVLAERLWFGLHGIVSLRMHKPDQTWHVAADEAAVTVAQQILA, translated from the coding sequence ATGACCACCCGTCCCGCCCTCGACGTCACCGCCCGGCAACGCCGTGAGGGCGACCAGCTGCGGGGAGAACTGCTGGAGGCCGCAGCCGTCCTCGCGGCCACCCCGCGCCCGGTCGCCGTGCCCTCGCTGCGGGCGGTGGCCCGCGCCTGCGGCGTTTCGGCGACGGCGGTCTATCGCCACTTCCCGTCCCAGGCCGCGCTCACGCACGCGGTGATCACCGTGCACCATCAGGCGTTCGTGGCTGCGGTCCTGAGAGCTGACGACCCGGCCGGGGATCCCGAGGTCCGGCTCCACCGGCTGGCGGTCGGCTACGTGCGGTGGGGACTGGCCAATCCCGGGATGTACCAGCTGCTCTTCGAGAGCGCCGACCAGCTCGACGCCGAGAGCGGACTCGGTGACATCACCGACGAGGTCATGAAACTGGCCTCCACCCTGCTCGCCGAACTGACCGGAACCGCACCGGCCGAAGTCGCCGTCCTCGCCGAGCGGCTCTGGTTCGGACTGCACGGCATCGTCTCGCTCCGGATGCACAAGCCGGACCAGACCTGGCACGTGGCCGCCGACGAGGCGGCTGTCACCGTCGCCCAGCAGATCCTGGCCTGA
- a CDS encoding LysR family transcriptional regulator gives MASLRALECLVAVTDTGSITEAARLLHSSQPAVSQQIAALERETRTALVVREARGVKLTPAGRAAVADARRAIEAATSAVASARAVGQAEGGTLRVACAQSLTVPLLAPVVLDWHRRHPQVVISLKESVVADELYGSMESGGVDIMVMPGPVPDRFTSALVAEEEIVLTASADHRLTQRPSVTLAELDGERLVHFAPGNGLSEWLDHSLSRAGVRLKPVMRTSVTSAAPQLAAAGLGIAISPVSAVSAGFPGTVRSFSPRWVRQLVAVTPGTSDPLAARFVANLRTRGVRVPRDVQSQLI, from the coding sequence ATGGCTTCGTTGAGGGCTCTGGAATGCCTGGTCGCGGTGACCGACACAGGATCGATCACCGAAGCCGCGCGGCTGCTGCACTCCTCGCAGCCGGCCGTCTCGCAGCAGATTGCCGCGCTGGAACGCGAGACCCGGACGGCGCTCGTCGTTCGCGAAGCCCGGGGCGTCAAGCTCACCCCGGCGGGGCGAGCCGCGGTGGCCGACGCACGCCGGGCGATCGAAGCGGCCACCTCGGCGGTGGCCTCCGCCCGGGCCGTCGGACAGGCCGAGGGAGGCACCCTGCGGGTGGCCTGTGCGCAGAGTCTGACCGTGCCTTTGCTGGCCCCGGTCGTGCTGGACTGGCACCGGCGCCACCCTCAGGTGGTGATCAGCCTGAAGGAGTCGGTCGTGGCCGACGAGCTGTACGGCTCCATGGAGTCCGGCGGCGTCGACATCATGGTGATGCCCGGCCCGGTGCCCGACCGGTTCACCTCGGCCCTGGTCGCCGAGGAGGAGATTGTGCTGACCGCCTCGGCCGACCACCGGCTGACCCAGCGCCCGTCGGTGACCCTGGCCGAGCTCGACGGTGAGCGGCTGGTCCACTTCGCGCCGGGCAACGGCCTCAGCGAGTGGCTCGACCACTCACTGAGCCGGGCCGGCGTCCGGTTGAAACCCGTCATGCGGACCTCGGTCACCTCCGCGGCGCCTCAGCTCGCGGCGGCCGGTCTCGGCATCGCCATCAGCCCGGTGAGCGCGGTCAGCGCGGGCTTCCCCGGTACGGTCCGGTCCTTCTCCCCGCGCTGGGTGCGGCAGCTGGTCGCGGTCACGCCGGGCACCTCGGACCCGCTGGCCGCCCGTTTCGTGGCCAACCTGCGCACCCGGGGCGTACGCGTGCCCCGCGACGTGCAGAGCCAGCTCATCTGA
- a CDS encoding NAD-dependent epimerase/dehydratase family protein, with protein sequence MVQAFVTGGSGFIGRRLVSRLIADGHSVRALVRSAASADVVAGLGAEPVRGELTEPSTWQDSVAGSAVFFHLAAETDIAAERARQQLVTVDGTRTALAVARRAGVARFIHCGSEAALLAGEPLVDVDETAPLRPDSEAAYAAVKAESEALVVAADAPGFATVSIRPRFVWGPGSSLIDNLVTAARTGAFAWIEGGRHITDVTYVDNAVEGLILGWLEGRHGQAYFVTDQQRVVLRDFLETQFEIHGVQASIPDMDAATAAQVVPVPARWFLGQTCTLRTDKAVTELGYRPIVSQAAGLDAVRASLAPTN encoded by the coding sequence ATGGTGCAGGCATTTGTGACAGGCGGATCGGGTTTCATCGGCCGGCGGCTGGTGAGCCGGTTGATCGCCGACGGGCACTCGGTACGGGCCCTGGTCCGCAGTGCGGCATCGGCTGATGTCGTGGCCGGGCTGGGAGCGGAGCCGGTGCGCGGCGAACTGACCGAGCCGTCCACGTGGCAGGACAGCGTCGCGGGCAGTGCGGTCTTCTTCCACCTGGCGGCCGAGACCGACATCGCGGCCGAGCGCGCCCGGCAGCAACTCGTGACCGTGGACGGCACCCGTACGGCGCTGGCCGTGGCCCGCCGCGCTGGCGTCGCCCGGTTCATCCACTGTGGCAGCGAGGCCGCGTTGCTCGCCGGTGAGCCGCTGGTCGACGTGGACGAGACCGCACCCCTGCGTCCCGATTCCGAGGCGGCGTACGCCGCGGTGAAGGCCGAGTCCGAGGCTCTGGTGGTGGCCGCCGACGCGCCCGGTTTTGCGACCGTGTCGATCCGTCCGCGGTTCGTGTGGGGCCCGGGGAGCAGCCTGATCGACAACCTCGTGACCGCCGCCCGCACGGGCGCGTTCGCCTGGATCGAGGGCGGCCGGCACATCACCGACGTGACCTACGTCGACAACGCCGTCGAGGGCCTCATTCTCGGCTGGCTCGAGGGCCGGCACGGTCAGGCGTACTTCGTCACCGACCAGCAGCGTGTGGTCCTGCGGGACTTCCTGGAGACCCAGTTCGAGATCCACGGCGTCCAGGCCTCGATCCCCGATATGGACGCCGCCACCGCGGCCCAGGTGGTGCCCGTACCCGCCCGGTGGTTCCTGGGGCAGACCTGCACCCTGCGCACCGACAAAGCCGTCACCGAACTCGGCTACCGGCCGATCGTCTCCCAGGCCGCGGGTCTGGACGCCGTACGGGCCTCGCTGGCCCCCACGAACTGA
- a CDS encoding MFS transporter produces MSSATDERTRVPDTARLPVSALLALFTAGFLGIINETIPAGLLPEMSRELGLSESTVGQTVTVYALATAFTAIPLNAALKNWGRRTVLVSALVAFAAANAVAAFTGSFTVILVARVVAGVGAGLIWSNIGGYAARLVPATLQGKAIAIALAGTPVALSLGLPAGTLLGDAAGWQATFGVVAAVSVALILWVFAALPNLAGEAEAGHIPVGTILRAPGVRTILWVIAGFMVAHSIVYTYIGPLAIASGVGGQLEWILVVFGAAALLSIWATGLLLDPHHRLLIVVSTVVLGAAFLVLGFASLSPVLLYLGVAAWGFGFGGSATLFVTAGIRAAGSDGVQSMIVTTFNLSIAAGGVAGGLLLTALGAVSISWVAVAIMIPTIVAAVAGRRHAFPRWPRT; encoded by the coding sequence ATGTCGTCAGCCACTGACGAGAGAACTCGTGTCCCGGACACGGCCAGGCTGCCGGTGTCCGCCCTGCTGGCGCTGTTCACGGCCGGGTTCCTGGGCATCATCAACGAGACCATTCCGGCCGGCCTGCTGCCGGAGATGAGCCGCGAGCTCGGCCTCTCGGAATCCACCGTCGGTCAGACCGTCACCGTGTACGCGCTGGCGACAGCCTTCACCGCGATACCGCTCAACGCCGCCCTGAAGAACTGGGGACGCCGGACGGTGCTCGTCTCCGCCCTTGTCGCCTTCGCGGCGGCGAACGCCGTGGCTGCCTTCACCGGCAGTTTCACGGTGATCCTCGTCGCACGTGTGGTGGCCGGTGTCGGAGCGGGCCTGATCTGGTCGAACATCGGCGGCTACGCGGCCCGCCTCGTCCCCGCCACCCTGCAGGGCAAGGCCATTGCCATCGCCCTGGCCGGCACCCCTGTCGCCCTGTCACTCGGGCTGCCCGCGGGCACGCTCCTCGGCGATGCCGCCGGGTGGCAGGCGACGTTCGGGGTGGTGGCCGCCGTCAGCGTCGCCCTGATCCTCTGGGTGTTCGCCGCGCTGCCCAACCTCGCGGGTGAGGCGGAGGCCGGGCACATCCCGGTCGGGACGATCCTGCGGGCTCCCGGCGTACGGACCATCCTCTGGGTCATCGCCGGATTCATGGTCGCGCACAGCATCGTCTACACCTACATCGGCCCGCTGGCGATCGCCTCGGGGGTGGGCGGTCAGCTCGAGTGGATCCTGGTGGTGTTCGGCGCAGCCGCCCTGCTCAGCATCTGGGCCACCGGTTTGTTGCTCGACCCGCACCACCGCCTGCTGATCGTCGTGAGCACGGTCGTGCTGGGCGCTGCGTTCCTCGTCCTGGGATTCGCCTCGCTCAGCCCGGTGCTTCTCTATCTGGGCGTAGCGGCGTGGGGTTTCGGCTTCGGTGGTTCCGCCACCCTGTTCGTGACGGCCGGGATCCGGGCGGCCGGCTCGGACGGCGTGCAGTCGATGATCGTCACGACCTTCAACCTGAGCATCGCGGCCGGTGGCGTGGCCGGCGGTCTGCTTCTGACCGCCCTCGGCGCCGTCTCCATCTCGTGGGTCGCCGTCGCGATCATGATCCCCACGATCGTCGCGGCCGTTGCGGGCCGCCGGCACGCCTTCCCGCGCTGGCCGCGGACCTAG
- a CDS encoding DUF427 domain-containing protein has protein sequence MQATIDGTVVADAPESELVTIEGNFYFPPSSLKSELFSNSDTPYTCPWKGVAQYHDVSVGDAVHHDAAWSYPDPYPASFDRVGQDYSGYVAFDKSQVSVG, from the coding sequence ATGCAGGCAACCATCGACGGCACCGTCGTCGCCGACGCGCCGGAGTCGGAGCTGGTCACCATCGAGGGCAACTTCTACTTCCCGCCGTCCTCGCTCAAGTCCGAGCTCTTCAGCAACAGCGACACGCCCTACACCTGCCCGTGGAAGGGCGTGGCCCAGTACCACGACGTGTCGGTCGGTGACGCCGTTCACCACGACGCCGCGTGGAGCTACCCGGACCCGTACCCGGCGTCGTTCGACCGGGTCGGGCAGGATTACAGCGGTTATGTCGCGTTCGACAAGTCCCAGGTGTCGGTCGGCTGA
- a CDS encoding SDR family NAD(P)-dependent oxidoreductase, producing MTNSTATTATGLLAGKVIFITGASRGIGAAAARLFTQEGAAVVLAARSTDALDRLVTEIRAEGGVADAITVDLADSSSIRAAIARVEELHGRLDGAFNNGATIQQPGPLDTTSDADIDEQFAVNFRAHWTAMNAEATLMRQGGGGAIVNTSSIGSRRANPFLPAYGAMKRALNSITESAAVTWAPAGIRVNGITPGGTTTEMMQAWDEATPGVIAANIAATPMGRMAEPREVAEVAAWLLSDRASMVTGAIVPVDGGAGA from the coding sequence GCCGGCAAGGTCATTTTCATCACCGGCGCCAGCCGGGGCATCGGCGCGGCCGCCGCCCGGCTCTTCACCCAGGAGGGCGCAGCGGTAGTCCTGGCTGCCCGCAGCACCGACGCCCTGGACCGCCTCGTCACCGAGATCCGCGCCGAGGGCGGCGTCGCCGACGCGATCACCGTGGACCTCGCCGACAGCAGCAGCATCCGTGCCGCGATCGCCCGGGTCGAAGAGCTGCACGGGCGGCTCGACGGCGCTTTCAACAACGGCGCCACGATCCAGCAGCCCGGCCCGCTCGACACGACCAGCGACGCCGACATCGACGAGCAGTTCGCGGTGAACTTCCGGGCGCACTGGACCGCGATGAACGCCGAGGCCACTCTCATGCGCCAGGGCGGCGGCGGGGCGATCGTGAACACCTCGAGCATCGGCTCCCGCCGGGCCAACCCGTTCCTGCCGGCCTACGGCGCGATGAAGCGGGCGCTCAACAGCATCACCGAGTCGGCCGCTGTCACCTGGGCGCCGGCGGGCATCCGCGTCAACGGCATCACACCCGGCGGTACGACCACCGAGATGATGCAGGCCTGGGACGAGGCGACCCCCGGCGTCATCGCGGCCAACATCGCCGCCACCCCGATGGGCCGCATGGCCGAGCCCCGCGAGGTCGCCGAGGTCGCCGCCTGGCTGCTCAGCGACCGGGCCTCGATGGTGACCGGCGCCATCGTGCCGGTCGACGGCGGCGCCGGCGCCTGA